In Populus nigra chromosome 10, ddPopNigr1.1, whole genome shotgun sequence, the following proteins share a genomic window:
- the LOC133704843 gene encoding uncharacterized protein LOC133704843 — MAAARNTLQLRRLLSALAHNNQPFSSSLNKEHSWKLLPSASSLFTRNDFYGRGLQTLAKPTSQANEESENHENGLKPNCSSANAPSQATSNEGSATTYSALSNLETSPRHDLAMIFTCKVCETRSVKTVCRESYEKGVVVARCGGCNNLHLIADHLGWFGQPGSIEEILAARGEEVKKGSADTFNLTLEDLAGKKIFKE; from the exons ATGGCGGCAGCTAGAAACACGTTGCAGCTGAGGCGATTACTCTCTGCTCTTGCCCATAATAATCAAcccttctcctcttctctcaATAAAG AACATAGCTGGAAGCTTCTTCCTTCCGCAAGTTCACTCTTCACCAGGAATGATTTTTATGGGAGAGGGCTGCAGACTCTAGCAAAACCAACCAGCCAAGCTAATGAGGAGTCGGAAAATCATGAAAATGGTTTGAAGCCCAATTGCAGCTCAGCCAATGCTCCCTCCCAAGCAACCAGTAATGAGGGTTCTGCTACAACTTATTCTGCTTTATCCAACTTGGAAACCTCTCCAAGGCATGATCTTGCCATGATCTTTACTTGCAAGGTCTGTGAGACAAGATCTGTCAAGACAGTTTGTCGTGAATCATATGAAAAAGGTGTGGTGGTGGCACGGTGTGGTGGTTGCAATAACCTGCACCTGATTGCAGACCATCTTGGATGGTTTGGACAGCCTGGAAGCATTGAGGAAATCCTGGCTGCTCGAGGGGAGGAAGTGAAAAAAGGGTCTGCCGATACATTTAATTTAACACTTGAAGATCTAGCTGGAAAGAAAATCTTCAAAGAGTGA
- the LOC133704708 gene encoding ATPase GET3B-like: protein MASCSLITPASSLASSSLRKLFSSRNSMATVGLLSFAPKTSSFILHSIKQRAYHESSFRVRSVAAPVEDVAGFDDMVAGTQRKYYMLGGKGGVGKTSCAASLAVKFANSGHPTLVVSTDPAHSLSDSFAQDLTGGTLVPVEGPEYPLFALEINPDKSREEFRSATQKSGGTGVKDFMEGMGLGMLVEQLGELKLGELLDTPPPGLDEAIAIAKVMQFLESPEYSMFTRIVFDTAPTGHTLRLLSLPDFLDASIGKILKLRQKITSATSAIKSVFGQEQTSQQDASYKLERLRERMIKVRELFRDTDSTEFVIVTIPTVMAISESSRLRASLKKENVPVKRLVVNQILPPSTTDCKFCAMKRKDQLRALDMIQNDPELSSLTLIQGPLVDVEIRGVPALKFLGDIIWK from the exons ATGGCTTCTTGTTCTCTAATTACTCCCGCTTCTTCTTTAGCTTCATCTTCTCTGCGCAAGTTATTTTCTTCAAGAAACTCCATGGCTACTGTGGGTTTGCTCTCTTTTGCACCAAAAACTTCAAGCTTTATCCTTCACTCTATCAAGCAAAGGGCTTATCATGAAAGTTCATTTAGAG TGAGATCAGTGGCTGCACCAGTAGAAGATGTTGCTGGATTTGATGATATGGTTGCTGGGACACAGCGGAAGTATTACATGCTTGGTGGGAAGGGAGGTGTAGGAAAGACGAGCTGTGCTGCTTCACTTGCTGTGAAATTTGCAAACAGTGGACACCCCACTTTAGTGGTTTCAACTGATCCAGCACACTCCTTGAGTGATTCTTTTGCTCAG GATTTGACTGGAGGTACACTAGTACCTGTTGAAGGACCTGAATACCCACTGTTTGCTCTTGAG ATAAATCCTGACAAGTCTCGGGAAGAATTTCGTAGCGCGACTCAGAAAAGTGGTGGGACTGGGGTCAAAGACTTCATGGAAGGCATGGGCCTTGGAATGCTCGTTGAACAG TTAGGAGAGTTGAAATTGGGAGAGCTACTGGACACACCTCCTCCTGGTTTGGATGAAGCTATAGCAATTGCCAAA GTGATGCAGTTTCTTGAATCACCGGAATATAGTATGTTTACTCGAATAGTTTTTGACACTGCACCCACG GGCCATACATTGCGACTTTTGTCCTTGCCGGACTTCCTGGATGCATCCATTGGCAAGATACTGAAG CTTAGACAAAAAATAACTTCAGCAACCTCAGCTATCAAATCTGTTTTTGGCCAAGAACAAACTAGCCAACAGGATGCT TCTTACAAATTGGAGCGATTGAGGGAGAGGATGATAAAAGTGCGTGAGCTTTTTCGTGACACAGATTCCACAGAGTTTGTCATAGTAACGATTCCAACG GTAATGGCAATCAGTGAATCATCTAGGTTGCGTGCATCCTTGAAGAAGGAGAATGTTCCTGTTAAGAGGCTTGTTGTCAATCAAATTCTCCCTCCATCTACCACTGACTGCAAGTTTTGTGCAATGAAAAGAAAG gatCAATTGCGTGCTCTTGACATGATACAGAATGATCCCGAACTCTCGAGCTTGACATTGATACAGGGACCTTTAGTTGATGTAGAGATCAGAGGTGTTCCAGCCCTTAAATTTCTTGGGGATATTATATGGAAATGA
- the LOC133704608 gene encoding OVARIAN TUMOR DOMAIN-containing deubiquitinating enzyme 9-like isoform X2, with protein sequence MIVENDAAIARALQEELSRIAAAEGSGHVPKTNGEIPSEDEQMSDHQRLLERLKLYNLVEKEVQGDGNCQFRSLSDQLYDSPEHHEFVREQVAEQLKSQPQMYSSYVPMAYDDYLEKISRSGEWGDHVTLQAAADLYGIKIFMITSFKDTCCIEILPKVLKSNNGVIYLSFWAEVHYNPVRCMR encoded by the exons ATGATTGTGGAGAATGATGCTGCCATTGCTCGTGCTCTCCAAGAAGAACTTTCAAGGATTGCTGCTGCAGAAGGATCTGGG CATGTTCCTAAAACTAATGGAGAAATACCATCGGAGGATGAACAGATGTCAGATCATCAAAGACTGCTAGAAAG gttaaagTTGTATAATCTTGTTGAGAAAGAAGTTCAAGGAGATGGTAACTGTCAG TTTCGTTCTCTGTCAGATCAACTCTATGATTCTCCTGAGCACCACGAATTCGTGAGAGAACAAGTTGCTGAACAG CTCAAGTCTCAGCCGCAAATGTACAGCAGCTATGTTCCTATGGCTTATGACGACTATCTGGAGAAAATAAGCAG GAGTGGTGAGTGGGGTGATCACGTTACTTTGCAGGCCGCTGCAGATTTG TATGGTATCAAGATATTTATGATAACTTCATTCAAGGATACATGCTGCATCGAGATCCTTCCAAAAGTTCTAAAGTCCAACAATGGAG TAATTTACTTGAGCTTTTGGGCGGAGGTGCACTACAATCCTGTTCGTTGCATGAGGTAA
- the LOC133704608 gene encoding OVARIAN TUMOR DOMAIN-containing deubiquitinating enzyme 9-like isoform X1 — MIVENDAAIARALQEELSRIAAAEGSGVSNTEQELIITQHWPGMIVENDAVIPHVPKTNGEIPSEDEQMSDHQRLLERLKLYNLVEKEVQGDGNCQFRSLSDQLYDSPEHHEFVREQVAEQLKSQPQMYSSYVPMAYDDYLEKISRSGEWGDHVTLQAAADLYGIKIFMITSFKDTCCIEILPKVLKSNNGVIYLSFWAEVHYNPVRCMR; from the exons ATGATTGTGGAGAATGATGCTGCCATTGCTCGTGCTCTCCAAGAAGAACTTTCAAGGATTGCTGCTGCAGAAGGATCTGGGGTAAGTAACACTGAACAAGAATTAATTATTACGCAGCACTGGCCTGGTATGATTGTGGAGAATGATGCTGTCATTCCT CATGTTCCTAAAACTAATGGAGAAATACCATCGGAGGATGAACAGATGTCAGATCATCAAAGACTGCTAGAAAG gttaaagTTGTATAATCTTGTTGAGAAAGAAGTTCAAGGAGATGGTAACTGTCAG TTTCGTTCTCTGTCAGATCAACTCTATGATTCTCCTGAGCACCACGAATTCGTGAGAGAACAAGTTGCTGAACAG CTCAAGTCTCAGCCGCAAATGTACAGCAGCTATGTTCCTATGGCTTATGACGACTATCTGGAGAAAATAAGCAG GAGTGGTGAGTGGGGTGATCACGTTACTTTGCAGGCCGCTGCAGATTTG TATGGTATCAAGATATTTATGATAACTTCATTCAAGGATACATGCTGCATCGAGATCCTTCCAAAAGTTCTAAAGTCCAACAATGGAG TAATTTACTTGAGCTTTTGGGCGGAGGTGCACTACAATCCTGTTCGTTGCATGAGGTAA